TGCTTTGAAACAGGTTTTTTATTTGCATAATCGACGAGTACTCTCTCCTGTCCTATAAAGTAAAACGTTAATAAGTAGATTTTTCTCTCTTTTCTACTTTTAATTATTCATTCATATTAAGATTTTTATAAGCTCACTATACGCCTACCTTAGCAGATCTATAGTAGCTTACTTCTTATTTTACAATACAATGACCTAATTCAAAACGTATTCTACAAAGTATTAATAAAGATTTAAGGAAACTTACATTTTGTTAAAAGAGGTCTTACCACTACTGTAACATAAAAAGCAAGCTATCAGTAGAAATCTGTCCTACAAATAGCTTGCTTTTCTCATTTTTTTAAGTAAGTTTTCCTATCCAATAAACGGCATAAACATCGGTATGACAACTACAGTTACAACCCCAACTACCGTTACAGCAATACTTGCCATAGCTGCCTCTACTTCACCCATTTCAATTCCTACTGCCACTCCTAATGCGTGACCCGCTGTTCCAAGTGCTAAACCTTTTGCAATTGGATGTTTCACTCTAAATGTTTTTAAGAATAATGCTCCTAATGCGTATACAATAACTGCGTTAAAGATTACTGCAAACGATGTAATTGCTGGTATACCACCAATGCTTTCAGAGATTGGTAACGCAATTGCTGTTGTTGCTGCTTGTGGTAACATTGAATTCATTACTGCTGTATCTAAACCAATTGCTTTTGCAACAATGAATACGACAATTACTGAGCAAATAGATCCAACTACGATAGCTGATAAAATTTGCCACCAATATTTTTTTAACTTATCAACCTGTTTATATAATGGAATTGCAAAGGCGATAGTTGCTGGTTCTAAGAAGAAGCTAATCATTTTTCCGCCAGTATTATACTCTTCAAAAGTGAAGTTACCTACCTTTAGAAAGACAATCCCTAAAACCATTGCTACGAATAACGGTGTAAATAAGAAGAAGCCTTTTGAATGCTTAAACAATAATGTTCCGATTCCGTATGCGATTAATGAAACGACGATTCCGAAATATGGAGTCATTGTGCTTGCCATGTTCATTACCTCCTAACAATATATACTACAATGGTTACGCAACTTTTCCGTGCTTGCGTCCTTTATTTACTACTTTCAATTCTTTTGTATCTTCTGTTTCTTTTTCATCTTTTCCTAAAATAAATTGTGCAAATAATCCTGTTACAGCAAGTAAAATAACTGTTGCGACAACAATTACAGTTAAGATTTGTACAAAATATTGTCCCATTACACCAAGGGAATTAATAACTGAAATACCTGATGGGACGAAAAGGAATCCGATAATACCTGTTAAAGCTGTTCCAAGTGATTCAACTTGTTCCAATTTAATAACCTTTAAGCATAATAGACTAAATAAAATGACTAACCCGATTACCGATGAGGGCATTGGAATTGGTAAATGTGTTGCAATAATATTAGAAATTAACATAATAGCTGAGAATATGAATGCTTGTGATAAGAAACTATATACTTTTTTGTACTCATTTTGGCCACCTCTTTCGATTTGGTACCTTTATTGTATAGGATATAACCGCTATAGTAAGCGTTTACATAACGGAACGTCAAATATACAGAATCAGTTACAAATATAAAAGGATGAAATACAAAAGCTGCTTCTTAAATACGAAGCAGCTTCTTGAGTTCTTTTGCATATGTACGACTAACAGGTACTTTTGATCCTTCTTTCATAATTAAATTATAAGTAGAGTTGAACCATGGCTGAATTTCAGTAATATGATTAATATTTGCAATAAAGCTACGATGGACACGCATGAAACTTGCTTGTGGCAACTTCTTTTCCAAAATTACAAGCGTATCGTGTGTTACATATGTTTCCCTCACTGTTTTTACTGTCACTTTTCCGTCCACAAGCCCTACATATACAATATCTTCAATATTTACAAGAACAATCGATTCCTCAATTGGTAATGCTAATTTATGCATCTCTGCCGTTACATCTGCCCCTTTTATTTCTTGCTTCATTTCTATTTGCGATTGTTTTTGTTTTTTATATTTCTTTAATGTTTGTACAATACGTTCTTCATCAAATGGCTTTAAAATATAGTCTAACGCATCTACTTCAAATGCTTGCAACGCGTATTGATCATAGGCAGTCGCAAATACAATTGCAGGTGGATTTTTCATCTTCTTTAATATATTCGCGATTTCGAATCCGTTATCATCCGATAATTGAATATCTAGGAAAACAATATCTGGTTTGTTTTTCATTAACTCTTCTAATGCGTCCTCTACACAATCAGCCTCACCAATTATCTCAACTTCCTTCGTTCTCTCTAATAAATACTTTAGTTCATCACGTGCTAACATTTCATCATCAACTACTAATACTTTTAACAATCTGCTCTTCCTCCCCTACTTTTTTTGGAATAACAAAAGTAATCTCTGTCCCCTCATTTACTTCACTTTCGATATGAAGCATCGTTTCCTTCCCAAATAACCCAATAAGACGTTCATTAATATTATATAAAGCTGTTCCAGTCCCTTTTTTTGACGAAACTACCATCTTTCCTAATTGTTCTAAACGTTCTTCCTCAATCCCTTGTCCATTATCCTTTACTTCAAAATGAACCATACCCTCTTTTTCAAAAACATGCACTTCCACTTCACATACGGGTTGCTTCTTTGGAAAAGCGTGTCGCAATGCATTTTCAACCAATAGTTGAAGAACAAACGGTGGTACTAAAGTTGTCTTGAGCTCATCCTCAATATACATCTTTACTTCATACTTATTTGGGAACCTTGCTTGTTCTAGTGATAAGTATGCCTGTACATGGTTTAATTCTTGTTCTAGTGGAATCAATAACTGACGTGCCCCTTGCAAATTACAACGGAAATACACGCTAAGCTGTAATAATAACTTTCTTGCCTTTTCTACATCTGTTCGGCATAAAGCTGATACTGTATTAATTGCATTAAATAAAAAGTGTGGGTTAATTTGTGCTTGTAATGCCTTTATCTCCGCATCTTGCAATAGTTTACTTTGCAACTCAGCTTCACCTAATTCAAGTTGTGTAGAGAATATTTTTGCTAACCCTTCTGCTAATTCCTCTTCCACACGACTTAACTGGTTAGGATTTTTGAAATATAGTTTTAATGTCCCTATCGTATTTCCATGTGAAGTTAGCGGAATAACAATCGCCGCTTGCAAAGGACAGCCTTCATGTTGACAATTAATGACCTCACGTGATTTCGCTTTCATTATTTTCCCTGTATGTAACACTTCTTTCGACAAACCGGTTATTAAACTATGTGAAGGAATATGGTGATCTGACGCTAATCCAACATGAGCTAATATTTTCTCTGTATCTGTTAAGGATACCGCATCTGTTCCTGTAAAGCGGTGAATAATTTGTGCCACATGCTTACAAGATTCTTCTGTTAAGCCTTGGCGAAAATACGGTAACGTTTTATCTGCAATACGTAATACCTTATGAGTCTGAAGTGCCTTTGCGTTCTCTTCCTGGCGCAAAATAGCTTGTATCATAGAAAGTAAAATAAAACTTCCAAAGCTATTTACAAGGATCATTGGTATCGCAATTGTTTTCACAATGCTAATGCCATCCTCTACAATTAATAGAATCATAATCATTTCTAAAGAAACGATAAACACACTTAAAACTGCTGAAAATTTAGGCGTAATTGTACGATTATACTTTTTAAAAATGTATCCAATATACCCAGTTATAACGCCTGCTAAAATTGAAGAGATCGCGCAACTTAGCGCTGTCGTCCCGCCAAGCATATAACGGTGAATACCAGCAATCGATCCTACTCCAATTCCGACGATAGGACCGCCAAGCAATCCACTAATTCCAACACCCATAATACGTGTATTTGCAATGGTACTCGATGATGAAACACCCTGTAGCCAATTTTCATTCATAATCGTATTCCCTGCTATTTCAATCCCGGTGTAATTGCTTACAATTGTAAACACCGAAAAAATACAAATAAGCTTAAGCTTATCTACATAACCATCTTGCTTATGAAGAAGGCGCCTGAATGTTTTAATATGCGAAAGTAAAAATCCTAGAATAACAATAAGTCCGACGCGTTCAATCATCATAAGTACTAAATTTAGCATCTGTGATTCATTCCTTTTTATAGTAGTTAGTTTTATTATCGGAAAATAGTGAAGTGGGCGTCAAGAAGAATGAAATACCTTTTGCAATATTTTACACATAACAATTCCCTCTTTATTTGACAATCTAATAGAAGAGTGCTAAAAATAAAGTAATATAATACAGTCCTTTAACCCAACCCCGTGAGGTTGAGAAGGAAGTCGGAATACAATATACGTATGTTCTTTTTTAGAAATACGTATGCTTTTTTGGCCTTCTCATCATATCAGGTGAGAAGGCCTTTTGTTATTCTTCCATAGCGACTGTAGAAGAAAATAAGGAGGAATAATGATGAACGTCACTACTGATGTACAATCAACAACAGAGGAGACGAAAGAGAAAAGATATAAAACATTATTTGGTTCTGCGCTAGGATATGCAGCAGAAGGTT
This genomic window from Bacillus anthracis str. Vollum contains:
- the lrgB gene encoding antiholin-like protein LrgB, with protein sequence MASTMTPYFGIVVSLIAYGIGTLLFKHSKGFFLFTPLFVAMVLGIVFLKVGNFTFEEYNTGGKMISFFLEPATIAFAIPLYKQVDKLKKYWWQILSAIVVGSICSVIVVFIVAKAIGLDTAVMNSMLPQAATTAIALPISESIGGIPAITSFAVIFNAVIVYALGALFLKTFRVKHPIAKGLALGTAGHALGVAVGIEMGEVEAAMASIAVTVVGVVTVVVIPMFMPFIG
- the lrgA gene encoding antiholin-like murein hydrolase modulator LrgA yields the protein MLISNIIATHLPIPMPSSVIGLVILFSLLCLKVIKLEQVESLGTALTGIIGFLFVPSGISVINSLGVMGQYFVQILTVIVVATVILLAVTGLFAQFILGKDEKETEDTKELKVVNKGRKHGKVA
- a CDS encoding LytR/AlgR family response regulator transcription factor, whose amino-acid sequence is MLKVLVVDDEMLARDELKYLLERTKEVEIIGEADCVEDALEELMKNKPDIVFLDIQLSDDNGFEIANILKKMKNPPAIVFATAYDQYALQAFEVDALDYILKPFDEERIVQTLKKYKKQKQSQIEMKQEIKGADVTAEMHKLALPIEESIVLVNIEDIVYVGLVDGKVTVKTVRETYVTHDTLVILEKKLPQASFMRVHRSFIANINHITEIQPWFNSTYNLIMKEGSKVPVSRTYAKELKKLLRI
- the lytS gene encoding two-component system sensor histidine kinase LytS, whose translation is MLNLVLMMIERVGLIVILGFLLSHIKTFRRLLHKQDGYVDKLKLICIFSVFTIVSNYTGIEIAGNTIMNENWLQGVSSSSTIANTRIMGVGISGLLGGPIVGIGVGSIAGIHRYMLGGTTALSCAISSILAGVITGYIGYIFKKYNRTITPKFSAVLSVFIVSLEMIMILLIVEDGISIVKTIAIPMILVNSFGSFILLSMIQAILRQEENAKALQTHKVLRIADKTLPYFRQGLTEESCKHVAQIIHRFTGTDAVSLTDTEKILAHVGLASDHHIPSHSLITGLSKEVLHTGKIMKAKSREVINCQHEGCPLQAAIVIPLTSHGNTIGTLKLYFKNPNQLSRVEEELAEGLAKIFSTQLELGEAELQSKLLQDAEIKALQAQINPHFLFNAINTVSALCRTDVEKARKLLLQLSVYFRCNLQGARQLLIPLEQELNHVQAYLSLEQARFPNKYEVKMYIEDELKTTLVPPFVLQLLVENALRHAFPKKQPVCEVEVHVFEKEGMVHFEVKDNGQGIEEERLEQLGKMVVSSKKGTGTALYNINERLIGLFGKETMLHIESEVNEGTEITFVIPKKVGEEEQIVKSISS